The following are encoded in a window of Corynebacterium marinum DSM 44953 genomic DNA:
- a CDS encoding DUF418 domain-containing protein has translation MALPRHDYRPQTTRYIAPDVARGVALLGIALANLPTAWAFALNADYAVDFGGVRSPGSWLENLAVLFHAMFVHVRGLPMFTTLLGFGVGLITMSLWRRGFPLKQARLLLWRRYLLLAVVGVLHLVLLFFGDIILQYAVTALILIAMISLRDRTLMVIAWILLGLSIVFATAMAVLSLYFPEFTAGDGSLIGIGGAESYLGYVADNGLFLGITLANLPVTAFSLLPLMIIGFVWARRGVLVDTASHLTLLRAWVAVAGAVILLVGLPWGLAALGVLPPEWELPLSVFNSGVGMLTGPGILAFIALVFRGTEESLSPFVRPFVALGRRSMSGYILQSVLFILITQPFTLHLGPNAGILGQMGVAFGVWLLTLAWASVWDLLGWPGPVEWAHRRLSYGREGLPVRYQPKQLPA, from the coding sequence GTGGCACTCCCGAGACACGACTACCGGCCCCAGACCACCCGCTACATCGCTCCCGACGTCGCAAGGGGAGTGGCGCTGCTGGGCATTGCCCTGGCGAACCTCCCCACCGCCTGGGCTTTCGCGCTGAACGCCGACTACGCCGTCGACTTCGGCGGCGTCCGCAGCCCCGGCTCCTGGCTGGAGAACCTGGCGGTGCTCTTCCACGCCATGTTCGTCCACGTGCGGGGCTTGCCGATGTTCACCACGCTCCTCGGTTTCGGCGTCGGCCTCATCACGATGAGCCTCTGGCGGCGCGGCTTCCCGCTGAAGCAGGCGCGTCTTCTGCTGTGGCGCCGCTACCTGCTGCTGGCCGTGGTCGGCGTCCTGCACCTGGTGTTGCTCTTCTTCGGCGACATCATCCTGCAGTACGCGGTGACCGCGCTGATCCTCATCGCGATGATCTCGTTGCGCGACCGCACCCTCATGGTCATCGCCTGGATTCTGCTCGGCCTCTCCATCGTCTTCGCCACGGCGATGGCCGTCCTCTCGCTCTACTTCCCGGAGTTCACGGCCGGCGACGGGAGCCTCATCGGCATCGGCGGCGCCGAGTCCTACCTCGGGTATGTCGCGGACAACGGCCTGTTTCTCGGCATCACCCTCGCCAACCTGCCTGTGACGGCGTTCTCGCTGCTGCCCCTGATGATCATCGGGTTCGTGTGGGCCCGCCGGGGTGTGCTTGTCGACACCGCGTCCCACCTCACCCTCCTGCGCGCCTGGGTCGCGGTAGCCGGGGCCGTGATCCTCCTGGTCGGCCTCCCGTGGGGACTAGCGGCCCTCGGCGTGCTCCCCCCTGAGTGGGAACTCCCGCTCAGCGTCTTCAACTCCGGTGTCGGCATGCTCACCGGGCCCGGCATCCTGGCCTTCATCGCGCTTGTCTTCCGGGGCACCGAGGAGTCGCTGAGCCCGTTCGTCCGTCCCTTCGTGGCGTTGGGCCGGCGTTCCATGAGCGGTTACATCCTGCAGTCGGTGCTCTTCATTCTGATTACCCAACCCTTCACCCTGCATCTCGGTCCGAACGCCGGGATCCTGGGGCAGATGGGCGTCGCCTTCGGGGTCTGGCTGCTCACGCTGGCCTGGGCGTCGGTGTGGGACCTGCTCGGGTGGCCGGGGCCGGTCGAGTGGGCGCACCGCCGACTGTCCTACGGGCGGGAAGGGTTGCCCGTGCGGTACCAGCCGAAGCAGCTGCCCGCCTGA
- a CDS encoding CD20-like domain-containing protein — MTTPNDPQEPDYGAYRYPASSPEPAAGQTPSYGSYDSRDATPHAYTGTTGYAGADSTWAMAEERNRVAPWALGLGILALIMGVSIFLSGFAFIPGAIGIIVAVVAIVRGRRLGAAGRRTAMSVTGLILAAVGVILSIVFWVVVSVLVSESGIGECMNITDPDAQRICVEDALNEMTN, encoded by the coding sequence ATGACCACCCCGAATGATCCGCAAGAGCCCGATTACGGCGCCTACCGGTACCCCGCGAGTTCCCCGGAACCGGCGGCCGGTCAGACGCCGTCCTACGGCTCCTACGACTCCCGCGACGCCACCCCCCACGCCTACACCGGGACGACCGGCTACGCGGGCGCCGACTCCACGTGGGCCATGGCCGAGGAACGCAACCGCGTCGCCCCCTGGGCCCTGGGCCTGGGCATTCTCGCCCTCATCATGGGCGTGAGCATCTTCCTCTCGGGTTTCGCGTTCATCCCCGGCGCCATCGGCATCATCGTCGCGGTCGTCGCCATCGTCCGCGGCCGGCGGCTCGGCGCCGCTGGCCGCCGCACGGCCATGTCCGTCACAGGCCTGATCCTGGCCGCGGTCGGCGTCATCCTGTCGATCGTCTTCTGGGTCGTCGTCTCCGTGCTGGTGTCCGAGAGCGGCATCGGCGAATGCATGAACATCACCGACCCGGATGCGCAGCGGATCTGTGTCGAGGACGCCCTCAACGAGATGACCAATTGA
- a CDS encoding DUF3039 domain-containing protein yields MMGQVRTSTKTIERTDIREDTELDDGTPKFFHYVKKNRIVESAVSGNMVVALCGETFPVTKQAKPGSPVCPDCERIYKGLRRK; encoded by the coding sequence ATGATGGGTCAGGTGAGAACCAGTACCAAGACCATTGAACGCACCGACATCAGGGAAGACACAGAACTCGACGACGGCACCCCGAAGTTCTTCCATTACGTCAAGAAGAACCGGATCGTGGAGTCCGCAGTGAGCGGCAACATGGTGGTCGCCCTGTGCGGCGAAACCTTCCCGGTGACCAAGCAGGCCAAGCCGGGGTCGCCGGTCTGCCCCGACTGCGAGCGGATCTACAAGGGCCTGCGTCGCAAGTGA
- a CDS encoding DEAD/DEAH box helicase encodes MSAGGKGQLRAWQRSALTKFLLHKPKDFLAVATPGAGKTTFALRVATELKASRVVDRIIVVVPTEHLKNQWSQAAAQVGLALDPHFSNASVVNPAYDGVVVTYAQVSMHPYKHHAVTTAKRSLVVLDEIHHGGDAKSWGDGIREAYTDAEHRLSLTGTPFRSDDSQIPFVRYEEDGEGHLVSRADHTYGYSDALADGVVRPVVFLAYSGEARWRTSAGEEYAARLGEPLNAEQTARAWKTALDPRGDWIPAVLQAAHTRLQQLRKNMPDAGGLVIATDTKTARAYARILEQLSATPVAVILSDEPGSSARIEEFSASTDEWMVAVRMVSEGVDVPRLAVGVYATSASTPLFFAQAIGRFVRSRMPGETASVFLPSVPVLLELAEKLETSRDHVLGKPDRPKEGWDDEALAEANREENEKEEEPAYESLGADAELDSLIYDGSTYGTSTFAGSDEEADYLGLPGLLDADQMKALLRQRQAEQLDARDAAEERRREIEAANEKARHTAGNRAAADRVASNEIPQLRKELNAIVSITAGRTGRPHGAIHTEARNACGGPPTALCSAEELRDRIAYLRRW; translated from the coding sequence GTGAGCGCGGGAGGCAAGGGGCAGCTCCGCGCCTGGCAGCGGTCGGCGCTGACTAAGTTCCTGCTCCACAAACCCAAGGATTTCCTGGCGGTCGCGACCCCGGGCGCCGGCAAGACCACCTTCGCGCTGCGCGTGGCCACCGAGTTGAAGGCGTCGCGCGTGGTGGACCGCATCATCGTGGTCGTACCGACCGAGCACCTGAAGAACCAGTGGTCCCAGGCGGCCGCGCAGGTGGGGCTGGCGCTCGACCCGCACTTCAGCAACGCTTCCGTGGTCAACCCCGCCTATGACGGTGTGGTGGTCACCTACGCGCAGGTGTCCATGCACCCCTACAAGCATCACGCGGTGACCACGGCGAAGCGTTCACTGGTGGTCCTCGACGAGATCCACCACGGCGGCGACGCCAAGAGCTGGGGCGACGGCATCCGGGAGGCGTACACCGACGCCGAGCACCGCCTGTCGCTGACCGGCACGCCCTTCCGCTCGGACGACTCCCAGATCCCGTTCGTGCGTTACGAGGAGGACGGCGAGGGGCACCTGGTCTCCCGCGCCGACCACACCTACGGCTACTCCGACGCGCTGGCCGACGGCGTCGTGCGCCCCGTCGTATTCCTCGCCTATTCCGGCGAGGCCCGCTGGCGGACCTCTGCCGGCGAGGAGTACGCGGCCCGGCTCGGCGAACCACTCAACGCGGAGCAGACGGCACGGGCCTGGAAGACAGCCCTCGACCCCCGCGGCGACTGGATCCCGGCGGTCCTGCAGGCCGCTCACACCCGCCTGCAGCAGCTGCGCAAGAACATGCCCGACGCCGGTGGCCTGGTCATCGCCACCGACACCAAGACGGCCCGCGCCTACGCGCGGATCCTCGAGCAGCTGTCCGCCACGCCCGTCGCCGTCATCCTGTCCGATGAGCCCGGCTCCTCCGCGCGCATCGAGGAGTTCTCGGCCTCGACCGACGAATGGATGGTCGCCGTCCGCATGGTCTCCGAGGGCGTGGACGTCCCGCGACTGGCCGTCGGCGTGTACGCCACCTCGGCCTCCACACCGCTGTTCTTCGCCCAGGCGATCGGCCGTTTCGTGCGCTCCCGCATGCCCGGCGAGACCGCCTCGGTGTTCCTGCCCTCCGTACCGGTCCTGCTGGAACTGGCAGAGAAGCTGGAAACCTCGCGCGACCACGTTCTGGGCAAACCCGACCGCCCCAAGGAGGGCTGGGACGACGAGGCGCTGGCGGAAGCCAACCGCGAAGAGAACGAGAAGGAGGAGGAACCCGCCTACGAATCGCTCGGCGCGGACGCCGAACTCGATTCGCTGATCTACGACGGTTCCACCTACGGCACTTCCACTTTCGCGGGATCCGACGAGGAAGCCGACTACCTCGGCCTGCCGGGGCTCCTCGACGCGGACCAGATGAAGGCCCTCCTGCGCCAGCGCCAGGCGGAGCAGCTGGACGCCCGGGACGCGGCAGAGGAGCGGCGCCGCGAGATTGAGGCCGCCAACGAAAAGGCGCGCCACACCGCCGGCAACCGCGCCGCGGCCGATCGGGTGGCCAGCAACGAGATCCCGCAGCTGCGCAAGGAACTCAACGCAATCGTCTCCATCACCGCCGGCCGGACGGGCCGCCCCCACGGAGCGATCCACACCGAGGCGCGCAACGCCTGCGGCGGCCCGCCCACTGCCCTGTGCAGCGCGGAGGAACTCCGCGACCGCATCGCCTACCTGCGCCGCTGGTAG
- a CDS encoding DUF3099 domain-containing protein encodes MDQDPFDTVDDPSADAGDGDASRAGRRFRLRRRAELITDARRSPAEDLRRRERIYAWLQAARLPALLLSAGSYLWLGDWFLSGLLFIISIPLPWIAVVIANGKGEVRDKRTRNVYKPQAAREYNAHLAAEAARRAQLGQAEHPELPPADPSHPAADEHEIIDHTDEPDLPDETHKDDK; translated from the coding sequence ATGGATCAGGATCCTTTCGACACCGTCGACGACCCCAGCGCCGACGCCGGCGACGGTGACGCGTCACGGGCCGGCCGGAGGTTCCGGCTCCGCCGCCGCGCGGAGCTGATCACCGACGCCCGCCGCTCCCCCGCCGAGGACCTTCGCCGCCGCGAGCGCATCTACGCGTGGCTGCAGGCCGCCCGCCTGCCGGCGCTCCTCCTCAGCGCGGGCAGCTACCTGTGGCTGGGCGACTGGTTCCTGTCCGGGCTGTTGTTCATCATCTCCATCCCGCTGCCGTGGATCGCGGTGGTCATCGCCAACGGCAAGGGCGAGGTCCGGGACAAGCGGACGCGCAACGTGTACAAACCGCAGGCGGCCAGGGAGTACAACGCGCACCTCGCCGCGGAGGCGGCCCGGCGCGCGCAGCTCGGACAGGCGGAACATCCGGAACTCCCTCCCGCCGACCCCTCCCATCCGGCCGCGGACGAACACGAGATCATCGACCACACCGACGAGCCCGACCTCCCCGACGAAACCCATAAGGACGACAAGTGA